In Syngnathus acus chromosome 5, fSynAcu1.2, whole genome shotgun sequence, a genomic segment contains:
- the arl8bb gene encoding ADP-ribosylation factor-like 8Bb — translation MLALINKLLDWFRSLFWKEEMELTLVGLQYSGKTTFVNVIASGQFSEDMIPTVGFNMRKVTKGNVTIKIWDIGGQPRFRSMWERYCRGVNAIVYMVDAADRDKIEASRNELHNLLDKPQLQGIPVLVLGNKRDLADALDEKQLIEKMNLSAIQDREICCYSVSCKEKDNIDITLQWLIQHSKSRRS, via the exons ATGTTGGCTCTCATAAACAAGCTTCTGGACTGGTTCAGGTCTCTGTTTTGGAAAGAAGAGATGGAACTTACACTCGTGGGACTTCAGTATTCCGGGAAGACCACGTTCGTCAATGTGATCGCT TCGGGCCAGTTCAGTGAAGACATGATTCCTACAGTTGGATTCAACATGCGGAAGGTCACAAAAGGCAACGTGACAATAAAG aTTTGGGATATAGGTGGACAGCCCCGCTTCCGAAGCATGTGGGAACGCTACTGTCGAGGAGTCAATGCTATTGT GTACATGGTCGATGCAGCAGATCGAGACAAAATAGAAGCATCCCGAAATGAACTCCACAACTTGTTGGACAAACCGCAACTTCAAGGGATTCCG GTTCTCGTGCTCGGCAACAAACGAGACCTGGCCGACGCGCTGGATGAGAAGCAGCTTATTGAAAAGAT GAACCTGTCAGCCATTCAGGATCGGGAAATCTGCTGCTATTCGGTATCCTGCAAAGAGAAAGACAACATAG ATATCACGTTGCAGTGGCTCATCCAGCACTCAAAGTCGCGGAGAAGCTGA